A stretch of Pseudoliparis swirei isolate HS2019 ecotype Mariana Trench chromosome 14, NWPU_hadal_v1, whole genome shotgun sequence DNA encodes these proteins:
- the abcb6a gene encoding ATP-binding cassette sub-family B member 6: protein MVFMQGYCEANSSISRTWVDEGISPCFYFTLVPSVLLTISFFLGTIHCIFYQKYGTPMEPKFIPRSRLYGFQQAVSILLLVQFVGGVVWRAADGGELPGYVVLYGCFSALGWAWAIALLRVERRRALLMDRTRGHSVALLLFWAVAFSAENLAFISWYSPHWWWGLENQQQQVQFALWLMRYIGTGLLFFIGLKAPGLPRKPYILLINEDERDVEDTGQSLLGETEENRSTWQGFSKKVRVLLPYMWPRGNIFLQLLVLFCLTLLAVERVINVFVPIYYKNIVNELTDGSSWRSLSTTVCIYVLLKFLQGGGSGASGFVSNLRSFLWIRVQQFTNRVVQVRLFSHLHSLSLRWHLGRKTGDVLRSIDRGTSSINSLLSYIVFSIIPTMADIVISIIYFITYFNAWFGLIIFTCMALYLTLTIIITEWRTKYRRDMNLQDNNTKSKAVDSLLNFETVKYYNAENYEVGRFEDAILKYQVSEWKTQASLAFLNQTQNIVIGSGLLAGSLLCAYFVTEGKFKIGDFVLFGTYIIQLYTPLNWFGTYYRMIQNSFIDMESMFKLFEEDEEVKDEVNAGSLQYKRGTVEFENVYFSYVNGKEILRDVSFTVLPGQTCALVGPSGSGKSTIIRLLFRFYDVQGGSISIDGQDISKVKQRSLRAHIGVVPQDTVLFNNTIRDNIRYGRISASDQEVEEAAVAADIHDKIMTFPEGYDTQVGERGLKLSGGEKQRVAIARTILKAPQIILLDEATSALDTQTERNIQASLAKICVNRTTVVVAHRLSTIIGADQILVISDCRIAERGRHEELLAKGGLYRDMWLRQQQAHDTDSSSDTEAKDLKSEKLQPPSTASGPHDH, encoded by the exons ATGGTGTTTATGCAGGGCTACTGTGAAGCCAATTCCTCCATCTCTCGCACCTGGGTGGATGAAGGCATCTCCCCCTGCTTCTACTTCACGCTGGTCCCCTCCGTCCTGCTCACCATCTCCTTCTTCCTCGGCACCATCCACTGCATATTCTACCAGAAATATGGCACCCCGATGGAGCCCAAGTTCATCCCACGCTCCCGCCTCTACGGCTTCCAGCAGGCCGTCTCCATCCTCCTGCTGGTCCAGTTCGTGGGTGGGGTGGTGTGGCGGGCTGCCGACGGAGGAGAGCTCCCGGGCTATGTGGTGCTGTACGGCTGCTTCTCTGCGCTGGGCTGGGCGTGGGCTATCGCCCTGCTCAGGGTGGAGAGACGCCGGGCCCTGCTGATGGACCGGACCAGGGGCCACAGCGTGGCCCTGCTGCTGTTCTGGGCCGTGGCGTTCTCAGCGGAGAACTTGGCCTTCATCTCCTGGTACAGTCCGCACTGGTGGTGGGGCCTGGAGAACcaacagcagcag GTGCAGTTCGCCCTGTGGCTGATGCGCTACATTGGCACCGGGCTGCTCTTCTTCATCGGTCTCAAAGCTCCCGGGTTGCCGCGGAAACCGTACATACTGCTGATAAATGAAGACGAACGGGACGTGGAGGACACCGGACAG AGCCTTTTGGGCGAAACGGAAGAGAACCGGTCCACCTGGCAGGGTTTCAGTAAGAAAGTCCGCGTGCTCCTCCCCTACATGTGGCCCCGGGGCAACATCTTCCTCCAGCTCTTGGTCCTCTTCTGTTTGACGCTGCTGGCAGTCGAGAGAGTGATCAACGTCTTTGTGCCCATTTACTACAAGAATATTG TGAACGAGCTCACTGACGGCAGCAGCTGGCGCTCTCTGTCTACAACCGTGTGCATTTACGTCCTGCTCAAGTTCCTGCAGGGCGGCGGCTCAG GCGCGTCGGGTTTCGTCAGTAACCTGCGCTCTTTCCTGTGGATCCGCGTGCAGCAGTTCACCAACCGCGTGGTCCAGGTGCGTCTGTTCAGCCACCTGCACTCGCTGTCCCTCCGCTGGCACCTGGGCCGCAAAACCGGCGACGTGCTGCGGAGCATCGACCGCGGCACCTCGTCCATTAACAGCCTGCTCAG CTACATCGTGTTCAGCATCATCCCAACCATGGCGGACATTGTCATCTCGATCATCTACTTCATCACCTATTTCAACGCCTGGTTCGGCCTCATCATCTTCACCTGCATGGCCCTGTACCTCA CTctgaccatcatcatcaccgaaTGGAGAACCAAGTACAGACGAGACATGAATCTGCAGGACAACAATACCAAGTCCAAGGCTGTGGACTCCTTGTTGAACTTTGAGACG GTGAAGTACTACAATGCAGAGAACTACGAGGTCGGGCGTTTCGAGGACGCCATCTTAAAATATCAG GTGTCTGAGTGGAAGACCCAGGCGTCCCTGGCCTTCCTCAACCAAACGCAGAACATCGTCATCGGATCGGGCCTGCTGGCCGGCTCCCTGCTCTGTGCCTACTTTGTGACCGAAGGAAAGTTCAAG ATTGGAGATTTTGTTCTTTTTGGTACCTACATCATCCAATTGTACACCCCCCTCAACTGGTTTGGTACCTACTACAG AATGATCCAGAATTCTTTCATTGACATGGAGAGCATGTTCAAACTGTtcgaggaggacgaagag GTGAAAGATGAAGTCAACGCCGGGAGTCTTCAGTACAAACGGGGAACAGTGGAGTTTGAAAACGTTTACTTCAGCTACGTTAATGG CAAGGAGATTCTCAGGGATGTTTCCTTCACTGTACTTCCAGGACAGACATGTGCCCTG GTGGGACCATCCGGTTCTGGGAAGAGCACCATCATACGACTGCTCTTCCGTTTCTATGACGTTCAGGGAGGCTCCATCAGCATCGACGGGCAGGATATATCAAAG GTGAAGCAGAGATCTCTGCGCGCGCACATCGGCGTGGTTCCCCAGGATACCGTGCTTTTCAACAACACCATCCGGGATAACATCCGCTACGGCCGCATCTCCGCCAGCgaccaggaggtggaggaggccgcTGTGGCTGCCGACATACACGATAAAATCATGACCTTCCCCGAAG GTTACGATACGCAGGTGGGGGAAAGAGGTCTGAAGCTGAGTGGAGGGGAAAAGCAACGAGTGGCTATCGCCAGAACTATCCTCAAAGCACCACAGATCATCCTGCTGGATGAG GCCACGTCTGCCCTCGACACGCAGACCGAACGCAACATCCAGGCCTCTCTGGCTAAAATCTGTGTCAACCGCACAACAGTTGTCGTCGCTCACAG gttgtccACCATCATCGGAGCCGACCAGATTCTGGTGATCAGTGACTGCCGTATCGCCGAGCGAGGACG ACACGAGGAACTGCTCGCCAAGGGAGGCTTGTACAGGGACATGTGGCTGAGGCAGCAGCAGGCCCACGACACGGATTCCTCGTCAGACACGGAAGCCAAAGACCTCAAGTCTGAGAAACTGCAGCCGCCGTCCACCGCCTCAGGCCCTCACGACCACTGA